Proteins from a genomic interval of Pseudomonas asplenii:
- a CDS encoding glycosyltransferase family 4 protein, producing the protein MHVQGVWGGVVRAETGRKVKVLTFVGYYIPGYKAGGPLRTLLNMADSLHESIEFLIITRDRDQDEPESYPSIAVNVWQKVGNAQVYYTTPDKCTIKDMARVVSSTSHDLVYLNSFFDPIFTLKPLLGRLLLRSTDKPVVLAPRGEFSKGALDIKRLKKRVYKFVFSRLYRGLKFQASSEYEKEDFLNKLSWLKRDDVSVAMDLPSPVGAKPSRDSTVASEENSKKGSLRIIFLSRIVRIKNLSYALAVLMNVKESVVFDIYGPKEDPEYWAECETLIARLPSNIKVDYCGNVLPEDVKNKFAAYDLFILPTQGENYGHVIAESISVGTPVLISDQTPWRNLEEEGLGWDFPLEKSQAFSDKIDQLARMGSEERNHFCELVYEKAVEKLTDQVSIDANKELFFSVLKNKEL; encoded by the coding sequence TTGCACGTACAGGGTGTATGGGGTGGTGTTGTGAGGGCTGAAACAGGTCGGAAAGTCAAGGTGCTGACTTTTGTTGGGTATTATATACCGGGATATAAGGCTGGCGGTCCGTTGCGGACGCTTTTGAATATGGCCGACAGTCTTCATGAATCAATTGAGTTTTTGATTATAACGCGTGACCGTGATCAGGATGAGCCTGAAAGCTATCCATCTATTGCTGTCAATGTATGGCAAAAAGTTGGCAATGCTCAGGTTTACTATACGACGCCTGATAAGTGTACGATCAAGGATATGGCCAGGGTTGTTTCGTCTACATCACATGATCTCGTATACCTTAATAGTTTCTTTGATCCGATTTTTACTTTGAAGCCATTGCTTGGACGTTTGTTGCTTCGCTCAACAGATAAACCTGTAGTGCTGGCACCCAGAGGGGAATTTTCCAAGGGTGCTTTGGATATAAAAAGACTCAAGAAGAGAGTTTATAAATTTGTTTTTTCTCGTCTGTATCGAGGGCTGAAGTTTCAAGCTTCCAGTGAGTACGAGAAAGAGGATTTTTTAAATAAGCTATCCTGGCTTAAACGAGATGATGTTTCGGTGGCAATGGACTTGCCAAGCCCAGTAGGTGCAAAGCCCTCGCGTGACTCGACAGTGGCTAGCGAAGAAAATTCGAAGAAAGGATCTCTGAGGATAATTTTTCTTTCACGTATTGTTCGTATCAAAAACTTGAGCTATGCATTGGCTGTATTGATGAACGTGAAAGAGAGTGTGGTATTTGATATATATGGCCCCAAGGAAGACCCTGAGTATTGGGCTGAGTGTGAAACGCTCATTGCTCGATTGCCATCGAATATAAAAGTTGATTACTGTGGCAATGTTCTCCCTGAAGATGTAAAAAATAAATTTGCGGCGTACGATTTATTTATTCTTCCGACTCAGGGAGAAAATTACGGTCATGTTATCGCGGAGTCTATCAGTGTGGGCACTCCTGTTCTTATCAGCGATCAGACCCCATGGCGAAACCTTGAGGAGGAAGGGCTGGGGTGGGATTTTCCACTGGAAAAATCTCAGGCATTTTCCGATAAAATTGATCAGCTTGCACGAATGGGGAGTGAGGAACGCAACCATTTTTGTGAGTTAGTGTATGAAAAGGCCGTCGAGAAGCTCACCGATCAGGTTTCTATCGATGCCAACAAGGAGCTATTTTTTTCCGTGTTGAAAAATA